One Tamlana carrageenivorans genomic region harbors:
- a CDS encoding glutamate synthase subunit beta, producing MGKVTGFKEFERQDEQNVPVKERVKNYNEFTIPLSEEDQVKQGSRCMDCGIPFCHSGCPLGNLIPDFNHMVHQGEWQKASWLLHSTNNFPEFTGRLCPAPCEKSCVLGIIEDPVAIEEIEKNIVERAFKEGWIKPQPPKTRTGKTVAVVGSGPAGLAAAQQLNRAGHTVTVFERDDAIGGLLRYGIPNFKMEKGIIDRRVAILEAEGITFKTNVNVGVNYDVKDLKAFDSVVLCGGATERRSLPTPGIDADGVVQAMDFLTQQTKVVFGQDIKDQVLATDKNVIVIGGGDTGSDCVGTSNRQGAKSVVNFEIMPKPPGHRSPTTPWPFWPLQLKTSSSHEEGVERNWLINTKEFVKDDSGKLIALKTVNVEWKMVPGERPQLIEIAGTEKTWPCDLALLALGFTGPEGNLADKLGIEKDARSNYKAEYGKYQTNIPHIFTAGDMRRGQSLIVWAISEGREAARQVDIFLMGKSNLPSKDMTGDLVAL from the coding sequence ATGGGAAAAGTAACTGGATTTAAAGAATTTGAAAGACAAGATGAACAAAACGTTCCTGTAAAGGAACGTGTAAAGAATTATAATGAATTTACGATTCCATTAAGTGAAGAAGACCAAGTAAAACAAGGTTCCCGTTGTATGGATTGTGGGATTCCATTTTGCCACAGTGGATGCCCGTTAGGGAATTTAATCCCTGACTTCAACCACATGGTACACCAAGGTGAATGGCAAAAAGCTTCATGGTTATTACATTCAACAAACAACTTCCCTGAATTTACAGGAAGACTTTGTCCTGCACCATGTGAAAAATCATGTGTATTAGGTATTATTGAAGACCCTGTAGCTATTGAAGAAATAGAAAAAAATATTGTTGAACGCGCTTTTAAGGAAGGATGGATTAAACCTCAACCTCCAAAAACAAGAACAGGTAAAACTGTAGCCGTTGTAGGTTCTGGACCTGCTGGATTAGCTGCAGCACAACAATTAAATAGAGCGGGACACACCGTAACCGTTTTTGAACGTGACGATGCTATCGGAGGCCTACTTCGTTATGGTATTCCTAACTTCAAAATGGAAAAAGGTATCATTGACCGTCGTGTGGCTATTTTAGAAGCTGAAGGCATCACTTTTAAAACCAACGTAAATGTAGGGGTTAATTATGATGTTAAAGACTTAAAAGCCTTTGATTCGGTTGTACTTTGTGGCGGTGCTACAGAAAGAAGAAGCTTACCGACGCCTGGCATCGATGCTGATGGTGTTGTACAAGCTATGGATTTCTTAACACAACAAACTAAAGTCGTATTTGGTCAAGACATAAAAGACCAAGTATTGGCTACCGACAAAAACGTTATTGTTATTGGTGGTGGTGATACGGGATCTGACTGTGTTGGAACCTCTAACCGTCAAGGTGCTAAATCGGTTGTTAATTTCGAAATTATGCCGAAACCACCTGGACACCGTTCGCCAACAACACCTTGGCCATTCTGGCCTTTACAATTAAAAACATCTTCTTCTCATGAAGAGGGCGTTGAAAGAAACTGGTTAATTAATACCAAAGAATTTGTAAAGGATGACAGTGGCAAGCTAATCGCTCTGAAAACAGTCAATGTGGAGTGGAAAATGGTTCCTGGTGAGCGTCCGCAACTTATTGAAATCGCTGGAACAGAAAAAACATGGCCTTGTGACCTTGCTTTATTAGCTTTAGGTTTTACAGGTCCTGAAGGCAACTTAGCCGATAAATTAGGTATTGAAAAAGATGCCCGTTCTAACTACAAAGCAGAATATGGCAAATATCAAACTAATATACCTCACATCTTTACTGCAGGTGATATGCGTCGCGGACAATCATTAATTGTTTGGGCCATTTCCGAAGGTAGAGAAGCTGCAAGACAAGTGGATATCTTTTTAATGGGTAAATCGAATTTACCATCTAAAGACATGACTGGTGATCTTGTTGCCCTGTAG
- a CDS encoding GNAT family N-acetyltransferase: MNYTIRDAKKTDMPRVLQLINELAIFEEEPEAVEVTLSDLENDGFGDQPAFHCFVAEVNNQVEGIALIYNRYSTWKGKIIHLEDLIVSKAMRGKGIGTALLDEVIKYSHQLGVKRINWEVLDWNEGAIALYEKKGAKVLRDWNVVHLDETGINNYLTNL, encoded by the coding sequence ATGAACTACACTATTAGAGATGCTAAAAAAACCGACATGCCTCGGGTGCTTCAATTAATAAACGAGCTCGCCATTTTTGAGGAAGAACCAGAAGCTGTAGAAGTCACTCTGAGTGACTTAGAAAACGATGGTTTTGGAGACCAGCCCGCGTTTCATTGTTTTGTTGCTGAAGTGAATAACCAAGTTGAAGGGATTGCTTTAATATACAACCGCTATTCGACTTGGAAAGGTAAAATTATTCATTTAGAAGATTTAATTGTTAGCAAAGCCATGCGTGGAAAGGGTATAGGAACGGCACTTTTAGATGAAGTTATAAAATACAGCCACCAATTAGGAGTAAAACGTATTAATTGGGAGGTACTCGATTGGAATGAAGGCGCCATTGCCTTATATGAAAAAAAAGGTGCTAAAGTTTTAAGAGACTGGAATGTGGTTCATTTGGATGAAACGGGCATTAATAACTACTTAACAAATTTATAA
- the fbp gene encoding class 1 fructose-bisphosphatase codes for MSHKKQTLGEFIIENQSAFKYSSGELSSLLNSIRLAAKVVNHEVNKAGLVDIIGAAGDMNIQGEDQQKLDVYANEKFIQTMTKRNIVCGIASEEEDDFISINSQDENNGNKYVVLIDPLDGSSNIDVNVSVGTIFSIYRRVTPVGTPVQLKDFLQKGREQVAAGYVVYGTSTMIVYTTGAGVNGFTLNPAIGSFYLSHPDMTFPEDGHIYSVNEGNYIHFPQGIKNYIKYCQQEEDDRPYTSRYIGSLVSDFHRNMIKGGIYLYPQSSKNPKGKLRLLYECNPIAFLAEQANGKASDGFTRTLDVEPSELHERVPFICGSKNMVEKAEEFMRLAQVK; via the coding sequence ATGTCGCATAAAAAACAAACCCTAGGAGAATTTATCATTGAAAATCAATCAGCTTTTAAATACTCCTCAGGAGAGTTGTCTAGTTTGCTAAATTCCATCCGATTGGCCGCAAAAGTTGTAAATCACGAAGTAAATAAGGCCGGATTGGTCGATATTATTGGTGCTGCGGGAGATATGAATATTCAAGGAGAAGATCAGCAAAAGTTAGATGTTTATGCTAACGAAAAGTTTATACAAACCATGACCAAGCGTAATATTGTTTGTGGTATTGCTAGTGAAGAGGAAGATGATTTTATTTCTATTAATAGCCAAGATGAAAACAATGGAAACAAATACGTGGTATTGATAGATCCCTTAGATGGGTCGTCAAACATTGATGTGAATGTTTCGGTTGGAACTATTTTTTCAATTTATAGAAGGGTAACTCCAGTAGGAACCCCGGTTCAATTAAAGGATTTTTTACAAAAAGGACGTGAGCAGGTTGCGGCTGGTTATGTGGTTTATGGGACTTCTACCATGATTGTTTATACCACTGGAGCTGGCGTAAACGGATTTACTTTAAATCCTGCGATTGGCTCTTTTTACTTATCGCACCCCGATATGACCTTTCCTGAAGATGGTCATATCTACTCGGTAAACGAAGGGAATTATATACACTTTCCGCAAGGAATAAAAAACTATATAAAATATTGTCAGCAAGAGGAAGACGATCGCCCTTATACGTCTAGGTACATAGGCTCTTTGGTGTCGGACTTCCATAGAAATATGATTAAAGGTGGTATTTATTTATATCCACAAAGTTCTAAAAATCCAAAAGGGAAATTGCGTTTATTATACGAATGTAATCCTATAGCGTTTTTAGCCGAACAAGCAAACGGAAAGGCTAGCGACGGATTTACGAGAACGTTAGATGTGGAACCTAGCGAATTACACGAGCGTGTGCCATTTATTTGTGGAAGTAAAAATATGGTTGAAAAAGCTGAAGAATTTATGCGCTTAGCTCAAGTGAAATAA
- the gltB gene encoding glutamate synthase large subunit — MLKKQGLYLPEFEHENCGAGFICNLKGEKTNQIIHDALEILVKLEHRGGVSADGKTGDGAGLLIDIPHDYFKRVCDFAIPEQREYAVGMVFLPKVSNQYQFCKTTFENEVKAQGLAVLGWRKVPVDSSQLGEIALASEPNIEQLFIGKTEEITEADFKAKLYAARKITEHAIRESKISESTYFYVPSLSNTTIIYKGIIMPEDIGPYYTDLQQIDLVTRLALVHQRFSTNTMPTWELAQPFRFMCQNGEINTLRGNVSRMRVREEIMKSDVFGPQIDKLFPIILPGKSDSASMDMVVELLTHTGRSLPEIMMMMIPEAWEKHKTMSEERKAFYEYNACIMEPWDGPASVPFTDGDYVGALLDRNGLRPSRYTVTKSGKLIMSSEIGVVEVAPEDVKEHGRLEPGKMFLVDMNEGRIIGDEEIKSKIVSERPYKEWLDKTRLHLKDVPYTSETCPIETIDIKTRQRLFNYTFEDIQEVITPMAIAGKEALGSMGIDTPLAVLSDRPQLISNYFKQLFAQVTNPPLDGIREEIVTDISLNLGKDRNIFSITERQCRKLRIQNPVISNADLEKIRSISIESFKAETIEILYPKAQGLNGLEDALEDIVVQIEKAIERKTNIIILSDRGVNQEFAPIPALLACSYVNHQLNRLRKRSYFDIIIESAEPREPHHFATLFGYGASAINPYMVNEIIRMQVKEGFIEGMDEQKAVDNFNKAIGKGILKIMNKIGISTLHSYRGSQIFEIVGFNSQFVEKYFPYTASRVEGIGLYEIEKEINERYKQAYPDNLIDKRLGLNIGGDYRWRRNGERHLFNPTTVAKLQQAVRLSDQKSYDVYSKAINEQSENLMTIRGLFEFDNLDPIPLEEVEPWTEIVKRFKTGAMSYGSISREAHENLAIAMNRIGGKSNSGEGGEDRRRFQKDINGDSRNSAIKQVASGRFGVTSHYLTNAKEIQIKMAQGAKPGEGGQLPGEKVLPWIAAARNSTPFVGLISPPPHHDIYSIEDLAQLIFDLKNANREARVNVKLVSEVGVGTIAAGVAKAKADVVLISGYDGGTGASPLTSLKHAGLPWELGLSEAQQTLVLNNLRSRIVVECDGQLKTGRDVAIAALLGAEEFGFATAPLVASGCIMMRKCHLNTCPVGIATQDKELRKNFKGTPEHVINFFYYIAEELRAIMAQLGFRTIAEMVGQTHKINANKAIKHYKAKGLDLSSILHRPSAYRQLTVRNTETQDHNLEKVLDFTILKDSHRALYRKEKTNLSYPINNINRTVGAIVSNEISKIYGHLGLPEDTLNINFTGSAGQSFGAFGAHGLTFTVDGNTNDYLGKGLSGAKLIIKKPAKADFIAENNIIVGNVCLFGAVEGQAYINGIAGERFAVRNSGATAVVEGVGDHCCEYMTGGRVIVLGSTGRNFAAGMSGGIAYVYDPENKFVNGLCNTETIEFEDITTEDANELKSAIEKHVLYTDSNKGKTILDNWETSLGNFVKVMPIEYKRALERLENEEPMVEELTIA, encoded by the coding sequence TTTTGCAAAACGACCTTTGAAAACGAAGTAAAAGCACAAGGACTCGCTGTTTTAGGATGGAGAAAAGTGCCTGTAGACTCTTCACAATTAGGTGAAATTGCCTTGGCATCAGAACCTAATATCGAACAATTATTTATTGGAAAAACTGAGGAGATTACCGAGGCTGATTTTAAAGCCAAATTATACGCTGCTAGAAAAATTACAGAACATGCTATTAGAGAATCTAAAATCTCTGAAAGCACCTATTTTTACGTACCAAGTTTATCTAACACTACCATTATCTATAAAGGTATTATTATGCCCGAAGATATTGGCCCATATTACACCGATTTACAACAAATCGATTTGGTAACACGTTTGGCTTTAGTACACCAGCGTTTCTCTACCAATACCATGCCTACGTGGGAACTAGCACAGCCGTTCCGTTTTATGTGTCAGAATGGTGAAATCAATACCCTTCGAGGTAACGTAAGCCGTATGCGTGTTCGTGAGGAAATCATGAAAAGTGACGTGTTCGGTCCGCAAATCGACAAATTATTCCCAATAATCCTTCCTGGAAAATCAGATTCTGCTTCCATGGATATGGTTGTGGAATTATTAACACATACAGGACGTTCGCTTCCAGAAATCATGATGATGATGATTCCTGAAGCATGGGAAAAACACAAAACCATGTCGGAAGAACGTAAAGCATTTTACGAATACAACGCCTGTATTATGGAGCCTTGGGATGGACCAGCTTCGGTGCCATTTACAGATGGTGATTACGTAGGTGCTTTATTAGATAGAAATGGTTTAAGACCTTCACGTTATACCGTAACTAAAAGCGGAAAACTAATCATGTCTTCAGAAATTGGTGTGGTTGAAGTTGCTCCAGAAGATGTTAAAGAACACGGTAGATTAGAGCCAGGAAAAATGTTCTTGGTAGACATGAACGAAGGCCGTATTATAGGTGATGAAGAAATTAAAAGTAAAATTGTTTCTGAAAGACCATATAAAGAATGGTTAGACAAAACAAGATTACACTTAAAAGACGTTCCTTATACTAGTGAAACTTGTCCGATTGAAACCATCGACATCAAAACCAGACAACGCTTATTCAACTATACGTTTGAGGATATCCAAGAAGTGATTACTCCAATGGCTATAGCAGGAAAAGAAGCCTTAGGTTCTATGGGTATCGATACGCCTTTGGCGGTGTTATCAGACAGACCTCAACTTATTTCAAACTACTTCAAACAATTATTCGCACAGGTTACCAACCCACCTTTGGATGGTATTCGTGAAGAAATTGTAACAGATATCAGCTTAAACCTTGGTAAGGACAGAAATATATTCAGTATTACCGAAAGACAATGTAGAAAACTACGCATTCAAAATCCAGTAATTTCGAATGCCGATTTAGAAAAAATCAGAAGTATTTCTATCGAGAGTTTTAAAGCTGAAACCATTGAGATATTATACCCTAAAGCGCAAGGTTTAAACGGACTAGAAGATGCTTTAGAAGATATCGTGGTTCAAATTGAAAAAGCTATTGAAAGAAAAACGAATATTATTATTCTTTCTGATCGCGGTGTAAATCAAGAATTCGCACCAATCCCAGCTTTATTAGCCTGTTCTTATGTAAACCATCAGTTAAACCGTTTACGTAAGCGTTCTTATTTCGATATCATTATCGAATCGGCAGAACCTCGTGAACCACATCATTTTGCTACCTTATTTGGTTATGGCGCAAGTGCGATCAACCCATATATGGTTAACGAAATTATTAGAATGCAGGTAAAAGAAGGGTTCATTGAAGGTATGGACGAGCAAAAAGCCGTTGATAACTTTAATAAAGCCATTGGAAAAGGTATTTTAAAAATCATGAACAAAATTGGAATCTCAACATTACACTCGTATAGAGGTTCTCAAATTTTCGAAATCGTTGGTTTCAACTCACAATTTGTTGAGAAATATTTCCCATACACCGCTTCTCGTGTAGAAGGTATCGGATTATATGAAATTGAAAAAGAAATTAACGAACGTTATAAACAAGCGTATCCAGACAACTTAATCGACAAACGTTTAGGTCTAAACATCGGAGGCGATTACAGATGGAGACGTAACGGTGAGCGTCACTTATTCAACCCTACCACCGTTGCTAAATTGCAACAAGCGGTACGTTTAAGTGATCAAAAAAGTTATGATGTTTACTCGAAAGCCATAAACGAACAGTCGGAAAACTTAATGACCATCCGTGGATTATTTGAGTTTGATAACCTAGATCCTATTCCACTAGAAGAAGTGGAACCATGGACTGAAATCGTTAAGCGCTTTAAAACCGGAGCGATGTCCTATGGTTCTATTTCACGTGAAGCTCACGAAAATTTAGCCATCGCCATGAACCGTATTGGTGGTAAATCCAATTCTGGTGAAGGTGGAGAAGACAGAAGACGTTTCCAAAAGGATATCAATGGTGATAGCAGAAACTCTGCTATTAAACAAGTAGCTTCAGGTCGTTTTGGAGTGACTTCGCATTACTTAACTAATGCTAAGGAAATTCAAATTAAAATGGCTCAAGGGGCTAAACCTGGTGAAGGCGGACAATTGCCTGGAGAAAAAGTATTACCATGGATTGCTGCTGCTAGAAACTCGACACCTTTCGTAGGGTTAATTTCACCACCACCACATCACGATATATATTCGATTGAGGATTTAGCACAATTAATATTCGATTTAAAAAATGCAAACCGCGAGGCTAGAGTTAATGTAAAACTAGTTTCTGAAGTTGGTGTTGGTACCATTGCTGCTGGTGTAGCAAAAGCAAAAGCCGATGTGGTACTTATCTCAGGATACGATGGTGGTACAGGAGCTTCGCCACTTACCTCTTTAAAGCACGCAGGCCTTCCTTGGGAGCTTGGTTTATCGGAAGCACAACAAACTTTAGTATTAAACAATTTAAGAAGTCGTATTGTAGTAGAATGTGATGGCCAGTTAAAAACAGGTCGTGACGTTGCCATAGCTGCCCTTTTAGGTGCTGAAGAATTTGGATTTGCTACCGCACCACTTGTGGCTTCAGGATGTATTATGATGCGTAAATGTCATTTAAATACTTGTCCTGTTGGAATCGCAACTCAAGATAAAGAGTTACGTAAAAACTTTAAAGGAACGCCAGAGCACGTTATCAATTTCTTCTACTATATCGCTGAAGAATTAAGAGCTATCATGGCGCAACTAGGTTTTAGAACCATTGCCGAGATGGTTGGGCAAACACATAAAATTAATGCTAATAAAGCCATTAAGCACTATAAAGCTAAAGGCTTAGATTTATCTAGCATTTTACACCGCCCAAGTGCATACAGACAATTAACGGTAAGAAATACAGAAACACAGGATCATAACTTAGAAAAAGTTTTAGATTTTACTATTCTGAAAGATTCACACCGTGCATTATATAGAAAAGAAAAAACAAATCTATCATACCCTATCAACAACATTAACCGTACGGTTGGTGCGATTGTAAGTAATGAAATTTCTAAAATTTACGGTCACTTAGGTCTACCGGAAGATACTCTAAACATCAACTTCACTGGTTCTGCTGGTCAAAGTTTCGGAGCATTTGGTGCGCACGGTTTAACTTTTACAGTAGATGGAAACACCAATGATTATTTAGGTAAAGGTTTATCTGGAGCTAAATTAATCATCAAAAAACCTGCTAAAGCCGACTTTATTGCTGAAAACAATATTATCGTAGGTAACGTTTGTTTATTTGGTGCTGTTGAAGGCCAAGCTTACATTAACGGTATCGCAGGAGAACGTTTTGCAGTAAGAAACTCTGGAGCTACAGCTGTAGTTGAAGGTGTTGGTGATCACTGTTGTGAGTACATGACTGGAGGACGTGTCATTGTATTAGGTTCTACAGGTAGAAATTTTGCCGCAGGTATGAGTGGAGGTATCGCTTATGTATACGATCCAGAAAACAAATTTGTTAATGGTTTATGTAATACAGAAACTATCGAGTTTGAAGACATCACTACCGAAGATGCCAACGAATTAAAATCAGCTATCGAAAAACACGTATTATACACCGATAGTAACAAAGGAAAAACCATATTAGACAATTGGGAAACTAGTTTAGGCAACTTTGTAAAAGTTATGCCAATAGAATACAAACGTGCCTTAGAACGTTTAGAGAACGAAGAACCAATGGTAGAAGAATTAACAATAGCATAG
- a CDS encoding IS4 family transposase has product MNKSKNFSGQPIIKQVLNFILPKDVHRTAKKHNSDRYTKKFTTYEHLATMVFTVISGCSSLREVSSIMLACEGKINHLGLTDFPKRSTLSDANRRRSSEVFADIYHLLYKRYHRFLSDSRPLEPAVKNLKIVDSSTIPLFSDILKGVGRNPLNGKKKGGIKMHTMINAMEDVPCLIKFSSAATHDHTFLKDLELKKGSYVVFDKGYVDYEQYQKWTLEDVYFVTRQKDNARYTSLEEFDISNKVDDAVLKDEKIGLTDKNGNAFSLRRIAFWHEKHQKVYEFITNNYDLDADKIADIYKNRWQIETMFKRLKQNFPLKYFLGDNQNAIEIQIWVSLIIQLIMLVIQRKAQRNWAYSNMMSVIRYHLMTYIDLFKFLKNPEANWEEITTKNIGQLSLFDP; this is encoded by the coding sequence ATGAATAAAAGTAAAAACTTTAGCGGACAACCCATAATCAAACAGGTATTAAATTTCATTTTGCCCAAAGATGTTCATCGGACAGCCAAAAAGCACAACAGCGATCGCTATACCAAAAAGTTTACCACCTATGAGCATTTGGCCACTATGGTATTTACCGTGATCAGTGGCTGTAGCTCACTTCGTGAGGTTTCCAGTATTATGCTTGCCTGCGAGGGAAAGATCAACCATCTAGGACTCACGGACTTTCCAAAACGCAGTACCTTGTCAGATGCTAACAGGAGAAGAAGCTCTGAAGTATTTGCCGATATTTATCATTTACTCTACAAACGTTACCATCGCTTTTTATCGGACAGCAGACCCTTAGAACCTGCAGTGAAGAACCTTAAAATCGTTGATTCCTCGACCATCCCCCTATTTAGTGACATTCTTAAAGGTGTAGGAAGGAACCCGCTCAACGGCAAAAAGAAAGGAGGTATCAAGATGCATACTATGATAAACGCCATGGAAGACGTTCCTTGTCTGATTAAGTTTTCAAGCGCGGCCACGCACGACCACACCTTTTTAAAAGACCTGGAACTCAAGAAGGGCTCTTATGTGGTTTTTGACAAAGGGTATGTGGATTATGAGCAATACCAAAAATGGACACTGGAAGATGTTTACTTTGTGACTCGGCAAAAGGACAATGCTCGCTATACAAGCCTTGAAGAGTTTGATATCTCCAATAAAGTGGACGATGCTGTCCTAAAGGACGAAAAAATAGGGCTTACGGACAAAAACGGCAACGCTTTTTCCCTGAGGAGAATCGCTTTTTGGCACGAAAAGCACCAAAAAGTTTATGAGTTCATCACTAATAATTATGATCTTGATGCAGACAAAATAGCCGACATCTATAAAAATAGGTGGCAGATTGAGACGATGTTCAAGCGGCTTAAACAGAACTTTCCGCTAAAGTATTTTTTGGGAGACAATCAAAATGCCATCGAAATACAAATCTGGGTCAGTTTGATAATCCAGCTCATTATGCTTGTGATCCAAAGAAAAGCCCAAAGAAACTGGGCTTATTCCAATATGATGTCCGTCATACGATACCATTTGATGACATATATCGATTTGTTCAAATTCCTGAAAAACCCAGAAGCTAATTGGGAAGAGATTACAACCAAAAACATTGGGCAATTAAGCCTTTTTGACCCATAA
- a CDS encoding carbohydrate-binding protein codes for MSFATLALTLVFYACSNEEILEEDTATEDTNLSATALSKSTLSAKSAVTIQAEAYDSMSGIKTENTADSGGGLNVGWIDTGDYLEYDIDVPASGSYKFEFRVASKTNTSKFDFYQDGTKLNNVNKTATGNWQTWVTTSKTVDLEAGSSTLKLLATGGGWNINWIKITPIDVDESASENLALGKTAEQSSVSHGGVPSRAVDGNTAGVWANGSVTHTLNTAQPWWQVRLGQDYEIGSIKIWGRTDSCCKARLSNFDVFVYKENGDLAYKTTIADSPNPSVTINTGGVTGSRVRIKLKGTNALSLAEVQVFSTGSGTTDPTDPTDPETPSPGNASIPSDLMSNCNQWKITYPDGEEDKTLCGEANNEYFYVNSDKNGMVFRAPIRSNNGTTPNSDYVRSELRERKEDGSSDIYWTTSGTHVVYVKQAITHLPIVKDHLVATQIHGNKDEGIDDAMVLRLEGNHLFLSFNGNKLRDDLTIKTNYSLGTVHEVIFEVKDGKHYCYYSEDGNLKNAYANGNASSYLVKDGSSTILMDKSYGEAYFKIGNYTQSNAEQEGSETGKSNNYGEVIVYDYFVAH; via the coding sequence GTGAGCTTTGCAACATTAGCCCTCACCCTAGTATTTTACGCATGCTCTAATGAAGAGATTTTAGAAGAAGATACAGCAACCGAAGACACAAACTTGTCTGCCACTGCCCTATCCAAATCGACCCTATCAGCCAAATCTGCTGTAACCATTCAAGCTGAAGCTTATGATAGCATGAGCGGAATAAAAACTGAAAACACTGCCGATTCTGGTGGCGGACTTAATGTAGGTTGGATAGACACCGGCGATTACCTTGAATACGATATCGATGTTCCAGCATCGGGAAGCTACAAATTTGAATTTAGAGTAGCTTCTAAAACCAACACGTCTAAATTTGATTTTTATCAAGACGGCACAAAACTTAACAATGTAAACAAAACAGCAACTGGCAACTGGCAAACTTGGGTTACCACTTCTAAAACAGTTGACTTAGAAGCCGGCAGTAGCACTTTAAAACTTCTCGCTACAGGCGGAGGCTGGAATATTAATTGGATTAAAATCACACCAATTGATGTCGATGAAAGCGCTTCTGAAAATTTAGCATTAGGTAAAACAGCTGAACAATCTTCGGTATCTCATGGCGGTGTTCCAAGTAGAGCGGTAGACGGTAATACTGCTGGTGTATGGGCAAACGGTAGCGTAACCCACACCTTAAACACAGCCCAACCATGGTGGCAAGTACGGTTAGGTCAAGATTACGAAATAGGTTCTATAAAAATTTGGGGCCGTACCGATAGCTGTTGTAAAGCCAGACTAAGTAATTTTGATGTTTTTGTTTATAAAGAAAATGGCGATTTAGCTTATAAAACAACGATTGCAGATTCTCCAAATCCATCAGTTACCATAAATACAGGCGGCGTAACTGGTTCACGTGTACGTATTAAATTAAAAGGCACCAACGCCCTTTCTTTAGCCGAAGTACAAGTATTTTCTACGGGTAGCGGAACCACAGATCCTACAGACCCAACTGACCCAGAAACGCCTAGCCCAGGGAACGCTAGCATTCCTTCAGATTTAATGAGCAACTGCAACCAATGGAAAATTACCTATCCAGATGGAGAAGAAGATAAAACCTTATGTGGTGAGGCTAATAATGAATACTTCTATGTAAATAGCGACAAAAATGGTATGGTTTTCCGTGCACCAATTAGAAGTAATAACGGCACAACCCCTAACTCTGATTATGTGCGTTCTGAACTTAGAGAAAGAAAAGAAGATGGTAGTTCAGACATTTACTGGACCACTTCTGGAACCCACGTGGTTTATGTTAAACAAGCCATTACGCATTTACCTATTGTTAAAGATCATCTGGTAGCCACACAAATTCACGGCAATAAAGATGAAGGTATTGATGATGCTATGGTATTAAGACTTGAAGGAAATCACCTTTTCTTAAGCTTTAATGGCAATAAATTAAGAGATGATTTAACCATTAAAACCAACTATTCTTTAGGTACCGTACATGAAGTGATTTTTGAAGTTAAAGACGGTAAACATTACTGCTACTACAGTGAAGACGGCAACCTTAAAAATGCTTACGCCAATGGTAATGCCTCTTCTTACCTTGTAAAAGATGGCTCTAGCACCATTTTAATGGATAAATCTTATGGCGAAGCGTACTTTAAAATAGGAAACTATACACAAAGTAATGCGGAACAAGAAGGTAGTGAAACTGGAAAATCAAATAACTACGGCGAGGTTATTGTTTACGACTACTTTGTAGCTCATTAA